From the Manihot esculenta cultivar AM560-2 chromosome 3, M.esculenta_v8, whole genome shotgun sequence genome, one window contains:
- the LOC110612246 gene encoding xyloglucan endotransglucosylase/hydrolase protein 22 — MGTSSPFLLLLSLVMICFALGTASFYDDFVIVWGSNKARILNNGDLITLSLDKNSGSGFESKREYLFGKINVQLKLVPGNSAGTVTSYYFASKGSSWDEIDFEFLGNLSGEPYTVHTNIITQGKGDREQQFHLWFDPTLDFHNYSILWNPLTVVFFIDGTPIRQFKNMNSKGIPFPRNQAMKMHFSLWNADDWATRGGLIKTDWTQAPFTASFRNFNARACVWSAGASSCSVSSPSSRPTRHKWLTKRLHITSLQRLKWVQNNYMIYDYCTDTKRFPQGPPLECATN, encoded by the exons ATGGGTACTTCATCACCTTTTCTATTACTGCTCTCTCTTGTAATGATCTGCTTTGCACTTGGTACAGCTTCTTTCTATGATGATTTTGTCATCGTTTGGGGATCTAATAAAGCTAGGATACTCAACAATGGAGACTTGATTACATTGTCTCTCGACAAGAATTCTGGGTCTGGTTTTGAGTCCAAAAGAGAATATCTATTTGGTAAGATTAATGTGCAGCTCAAGCTTGTCCCTGGCAACTCTGCTGGAACTGTCACCTCCTACTAC TTTGCTTCAAAAGGGTCTTCATGGGATGAGATAGACTTTGAATTCTTGGGGAATCTCAGTGGTGAACCTTACACTGTTCATACTAATATTATTACCCAAGGTAAAGGTGATAGAGAGCAACAGTTTCATCTCTGGTTCGACCCGACTTTGGATTTTCACAACTACTCCATCCTCTGGAATCCCCTCACTGTGGT CTTCTTTATTGATGGCACACCCATAAGACAATTCAAGAACATGAACTCTAAAGGTATTCCATTCCCAAGGAACCAAGCAATGAAGATGCACTTTAGTCTTTGGAATGCTGATGACTGGGCGACGAGAGGTGGGCTTATCAAAACAGATTGGACACAAGCTCCTTTCACAGCTTCCTTTAGAAACTTCAATGCAAGAGCCTGTGTGTGGTCTGCTGGCGCTTCTTCTTGCAGTGTAAGCTCTCCATCTTCAAGACCCACAAGACATAAATGGCTAACCAAGAGGCTTCATATAACAAGCCTACAAAGGCTGAAGTGGGTGCAGAACAACTACATGATATATGACTACTGCACTGACACAAAGCGCTTCCCTCAGGGCCCTCCTCTAGAATGTGCTACAAATTAA
- the LOC110611884 gene encoding inosine-5'-monophosphate dehydrogenase 2 isoform X1 — MTVEFEDGYAAERLFNQGFSYTYDDIIFLPHYIDFPTDAVSLSTNLSRNIPLSIPCVSSPMDTVTESYMAAAMAALGGIGIIHSNMPPSHQAHMVRSVKSRRVPILSNPVFKSPDSRIVDHFDDDSLPCVLVTESGTAKSKLLGYVFKSDWMSLSDKDAKLVDYMRAADSTISVPWSYDLAQIDAYLKKEERDFVLLEEGGEVLDVITKQEVERVKGYPKIGKGSVGSDGKWMVGAAIGTRESDKERVEHLVKAGANAVVLDSSQGNSIYQIEMINYIKRTYPQLDVIGGNVVTMNQAQNLIKAGADGLRVGMGSGSICTTQEVCAVGRGQATAVYKVSSIAAQSGVPVVADGGISNSGHIVKALTLGASTVMMGGFLAGSTEAPGTYLYKDGYRIKKYRGMGSLEAMTKGSDQRYLGDTAKLKIAQGVVGAVVDKGSILRLLPYTMQAVKQGFQDLGATSLQSAHDLLRSKTLRLEVRTGAAQVEGGIHGLDSYEKKAF, encoded by the exons ATGACTGTAGAATTTGAGGACGGTTACGCGGCGGAGAGGCTCTTTAACCAGGGCTTCTCATACACCTATGACGACATTATCTTTCTTCCTCACTACATCGACTTCCCAACTGATGCTGTTTCTCTCTCTACTAATCTTTCGCGGAATATTCCTCTCTCTATTCCTTGTGTATCTTCGCCTATGGACACCGTCACTGAATCTTACATGGCGGCTGCTATGGCCGCCTTGGGAGGTATTGGTATTATTCATTCTAATATGCCCCCTTCTCACCAAGCTCATATGGTCAGATCTGTTAAGTCTCGCCGCGTTCCTATTTTGTCCAATCCTGTTTTTAAGTCCCCTGATTCCAGAATTGTTGATCACTTCGATGATGATTCTCTGCCTTGTGTCTTAGTTACCGAGTCAG GTACTGCTAAGTCCAAGCTATTAGGCTATGTTTTCAAGTCCGATTGGATGTCTCTAAGTGATAAAGATGCTAAATTGGTTGATTATATGCGCGCTGCTGATTCAACAATCTCTGTGCCGTGGAGTTACGACTTGGCACAGATTGATGCCTATCTTAAAAAAGAAGAGCGTGATTTTGTGCTGCTGGAGGAGGGTGGAGAGGTGCTGGATGTAATCACCAAGCAAGAGGTGGAGAGGGTGAAGGGCTATCCCAAGATAGGTAAGGGGTCAGTGGGGTCTGATGGTAAATGGATGGTTGGGGCAGCCATTGGGACTAGGGAATCTGACAAAGAGAGAGTGGAGCATTTGGTGAAAGCAGGGGCGAATGCAGTGGTGTTGGATAGCTCACAAGGGAACTCCATTTATCAGATtgaaatgataaattatattaagcgAACTTATCCACAGTTGGATGTGATTGGTGGGAACGTGGTGACTATGAATCAGGCGCAAAATCTGATTAAGGCAGGTGCAGATGGATTGAGAGTTGGAATGGGATCTGGGTCAATTTGTACCACCCAGGAAGTTTGTGCAGTTGGACGAGGACAG GCAACTGCTGTTTACAAGGTTTCATCTATAGCTGCACAGAGTGGTGTTCCTGTCGTTGCAGATGGTGGCATTTCAAACTCTGGGCATATTGTCAAGGCTTTGACTCTTGGTGCATCTACAGTGATGATGGGAGGCTTTTTAGCTGGAAGTACTGAAGCTCCTGGGACCTATTTGTATAAG GATGGTTATCGAATTAAAAAATATCGTGGCATGGGTTCTCTAGAAGCCATGACAAAAGGAAGTGATCAAAGATACTTGGGAGATACAGCTAAGCTAAAGATTGCACAGGGAGTTGTGGGAGCAGTTGTGGATAAAGGCTCTATTTTGAGGTTATTGCCTTATACCATGCAAGCAGTCAAACAAGGGTTCCAAGATCTTGGTGCTACTTCTCTCCAGTCTGCTCATGATTTGTTGAGATCAAAGACTTTGAGACTTGAG GTTCGGACAGGTGCTGCACAAGTTGAAGGTGGAATACATGGGCTGGATTCTTATGAGAAGAAGGCGTTttga
- the LOC110611884 gene encoding inosine-5'-monophosphate dehydrogenase 2 isoform X2 translates to MTVEFEDGYAAERLFNQGFSYTYDDIIFLPHYIDFPTDAVSLSTNLSRNIPLSIPCVSSPMDTVTESYMAAAMAALGGIGIIHSNMPPSHQAHMVRSVKSRRVPILSNPVFKSPDSRIVDHFDDDSLPCVLVTESGTAKSKLLGYVFKSDWMSLSDKDAKLVDYMRAADSTISVPWSYDLAQIDAYLKKEERDFVLLEEGGEVLDVITKQEVERVKGYPKIGKGSVGSDGKWMVGAAIGTRESDKERVEHLVKAGANAVVLDSSQGNSIYQIEMINYIKRTYPQLDVIGGNVVTMNQAQNLIKAGADGLRVGMGSGSICTTQEVCAVGRGQATAVYKVSSIAAQSGVPVVADGGISNSGHIVKALTLGASTVMMGGFLAGSTEAPGTYLYKVRTGAAQVEGGIHGLDSYEKKAF, encoded by the exons ATGACTGTAGAATTTGAGGACGGTTACGCGGCGGAGAGGCTCTTTAACCAGGGCTTCTCATACACCTATGACGACATTATCTTTCTTCCTCACTACATCGACTTCCCAACTGATGCTGTTTCTCTCTCTACTAATCTTTCGCGGAATATTCCTCTCTCTATTCCTTGTGTATCTTCGCCTATGGACACCGTCACTGAATCTTACATGGCGGCTGCTATGGCCGCCTTGGGAGGTATTGGTATTATTCATTCTAATATGCCCCCTTCTCACCAAGCTCATATGGTCAGATCTGTTAAGTCTCGCCGCGTTCCTATTTTGTCCAATCCTGTTTTTAAGTCCCCTGATTCCAGAATTGTTGATCACTTCGATGATGATTCTCTGCCTTGTGTCTTAGTTACCGAGTCAG GTACTGCTAAGTCCAAGCTATTAGGCTATGTTTTCAAGTCCGATTGGATGTCTCTAAGTGATAAAGATGCTAAATTGGTTGATTATATGCGCGCTGCTGATTCAACAATCTCTGTGCCGTGGAGTTACGACTTGGCACAGATTGATGCCTATCTTAAAAAAGAAGAGCGTGATTTTGTGCTGCTGGAGGAGGGTGGAGAGGTGCTGGATGTAATCACCAAGCAAGAGGTGGAGAGGGTGAAGGGCTATCCCAAGATAGGTAAGGGGTCAGTGGGGTCTGATGGTAAATGGATGGTTGGGGCAGCCATTGGGACTAGGGAATCTGACAAAGAGAGAGTGGAGCATTTGGTGAAAGCAGGGGCGAATGCAGTGGTGTTGGATAGCTCACAAGGGAACTCCATTTATCAGATtgaaatgataaattatattaagcgAACTTATCCACAGTTGGATGTGATTGGTGGGAACGTGGTGACTATGAATCAGGCGCAAAATCTGATTAAGGCAGGTGCAGATGGATTGAGAGTTGGAATGGGATCTGGGTCAATTTGTACCACCCAGGAAGTTTGTGCAGTTGGACGAGGACAG GCAACTGCTGTTTACAAGGTTTCATCTATAGCTGCACAGAGTGGTGTTCCTGTCGTTGCAGATGGTGGCATTTCAAACTCTGGGCATATTGTCAAGGCTTTGACTCTTGGTGCATCTACAGTGATGATGGGAGGCTTTTTAGCTGGAAGTACTGAAGCTCCTGGGACCTATTTGTATAAG GTTCGGACAGGTGCTGCACAAGTTGAAGGTGGAATACATGGGCTGGATTCTTATGAGAAGAAGGCGTTttga